In Thermoflexus sp., a genomic segment contains:
- a CDS encoding glycosyltransferase family 2 protein, translating into MRAFAPVSVVIPTWRGAAWLPRCLEALSRQTCRPLEVVLIQNGGPSLELSSPPELPLRFHRNPINLGFAAAVNQGIWMTRAPYVAVLNDDAFPEPEWLESLLEAMEAGPEIGSCASLMVFAHRPDIVQSAGIAIDRAAIAWDRLRGHPVAQAQAPAEVFGASAGAALYRRAMLEALKGFDGRFFAYLEDVDLAWRAQIAGWRCIYVPRARVHHLTSASLGEGAPLHRFLLGRNKVWLAVKNAPAEDLPLIFLYDLLALGYALLRHRDRWALEGRRAGLRGIRPFLAERRPGSPRVLSPLVPPWEVPRRWSPFPA; encoded by the coding sequence ATGCGGGCGTTCGCTCCGGTCAGCGTGGTGATCCCCACATGGCGGGGGGCAGCGTGGCTTCCGCGCTGTTTAGAGGCGCTCTCCCGCCAGACCTGTCGTCCGTTGGAGGTCGTGCTCATTCAAAACGGCGGCCCGTCTCTGGAGCTCTCTTCCCCGCCGGAGCTTCCATTGCGCTTCCATCGGAACCCGATCAACCTGGGCTTTGCGGCAGCGGTGAACCAGGGGATCTGGATGACTCGGGCTCCCTATGTGGCCGTGCTGAATGACGACGCCTTCCCGGAGCCGGAGTGGCTGGAATCCCTTCTGGAGGCCATGGAAGCGGGTCCTGAGATCGGATCCTGTGCCAGTCTCATGGTGTTCGCCCACCGGCCAGATATCGTTCAGAGCGCGGGGATCGCCATCGACCGGGCGGCCATCGCCTGGGATCGCCTGCGCGGGCATCCGGTGGCGCAAGCACAGGCCCCGGCGGAGGTCTTCGGGGCCTCCGCGGGGGCGGCCCTTTACCGGCGCGCTATGCTGGAGGCGCTGAAAGGATTTGATGGGCGCTTCTTCGCCTACCTGGAGGATGTGGATTTGGCCTGGCGAGCGCAGATCGCCGGCTGGCGGTGCATATACGTTCCCCGAGCACGGGTCCACCATCTCACCAGCGCCAGCCTGGGGGAGGGCGCTCCCTTGCACCGTTTCCTGCTGGGGCGCAATAAGGTGTGGCTGGCGGTCAAGAACGCTCCCGCAGAGGATCTGCCGCTCATCTTTCTATATGATCTCCTGGCACTCGGATATGCCCTGCTGCGCCATAGGGATCGCTGGGCTCTGGAGGGACGACGGGCGGGCCTCCGGGGGATCCGTCCCTTCCTCGCGGAGCGACGCCCCGGATCCCCTCGGGTGCTCTCCCCGCTGGTGCCCCCATGGGAAGTCCCACGGCGATGGTCCCCGTTCCCGGCCTGA
- a CDS encoding glycosyltransferase family 4 protein has protein sequence MRLLYVANGFPPTALGGVEVYTYEVALAMQRRGHDVWVFCRESDFSRPDYTLLRDEVHGIPVLRVVNDFKNATRFSHLYEDDRIEILFREILLEVRPDLVHFQHLIALSARLPEIAGRMGYPTLMSLHDFWPLCHRVHLMDRWGRVCPGPFRGGDCVRCVFGSGEGSGLLTWLRRLSLWVPPSIRRWWARRRGGAPFLPWPSEGEESFQLRHRAFQAACHGCRLLLAPSAFVREAFMQNGWREAEIQVLPLGIALPEGDSIAERKPPADIGLRIGYIGWFQPQKGVHLLLKAFRRLPGDHVSLHLFGPFDPAHPYARSLQAEIRQDPRVHIHGPFPPEDRPRVYAQLDLLVIPSLSPETFSRVAREALAHSVPVVASRVGALAEVVMDGVNGYTFPPGDEEALLRILERVVRNPERLRSLDLPGPVSLLSVEAHVQALERIYQELLLG, from the coding sequence GGGAAAGCGATTTCAGCCGACCGGACTATACGCTCCTCCGGGATGAAGTTCATGGTATTCCGGTTCTCCGAGTGGTCAACGACTTCAAAAACGCCACACGCTTCTCACACTTATACGAGGATGATCGGATCGAAATTTTGTTCCGGGAAATCCTTTTGGAGGTCCGCCCGGATCTCGTCCATTTTCAACATCTGATCGCGCTATCTGCTCGCCTGCCGGAAATCGCGGGCCGGATGGGTTATCCGACCCTGATGAGCCTGCATGATTTCTGGCCCCTGTGCCATCGGGTGCACTTGATGGACCGCTGGGGCCGGGTCTGCCCAGGACCTTTCCGGGGTGGGGATTGCGTGCGTTGCGTCTTCGGTTCCGGAGAGGGGAGCGGCCTCCTGACCTGGCTTCGTCGCCTAAGCCTATGGGTGCCTCCGTCGATCCGCCGTTGGTGGGCGCGTCGTCGAGGAGGCGCGCCCTTTTTGCCATGGCCTTCCGAGGGGGAGGAAAGCTTCCAGTTGCGCCACCGCGCGTTTCAGGCTGCCTGTCATGGGTGTCGGCTTTTGTTGGCCCCGAGTGCTTTCGTGCGTGAGGCGTTCATGCAAAATGGCTGGAGGGAGGCAGAAATTCAGGTGCTTCCGCTGGGCATTGCCCTCCCGGAGGGAGATTCCATCGCGGAGCGAAAGCCCCCGGCGGATATAGGCCTGCGCATCGGATATATCGGATGGTTCCAGCCCCAAAAGGGCGTCCACCTGCTCCTGAAGGCCTTTCGCCGTCTCCCCGGCGATCATGTTTCGTTGCATCTTTTCGGACCCTTCGATCCCGCTCATCCTTACGCGCGCTCCCTCCAGGCGGAGATTCGACAGGATCCCCGGGTGCATATACACGGCCCCTTCCCCCCCGAGGATCGACCCCGGGTTTATGCGCAGCTGGATCTCCTGGTGATCCCCTCCCTCAGCCCGGAGACGTTCTCCCGGGTCGCCCGGGAAGCTCTCGCCCACAGCGTCCCGGTGGTCGCGTCCCGGGTTGGGGCGCTGGCGGAGGTGGTGATGGACGGCGTCAACGGCTATACATTCCCGCCGGGGGACGAGGAAGCCCTCTTGCGGATCCTGGAGCGTGTGGTGCGAAACCCTGAACGCCTGCGGTCTCTGGACCTGCCTGGCCCGGTGTCTCTCCTCTCCGTCGAGGCGCACGTTCAGGCGCTGGAACGGATTTATCAGGAACTTCTCTTAGGTTAG